ATTTCCATCATTGGACGACCAAATGTAGGGAAATCTACATTCATCAACCGTATGGTCGGTCAAAAAATCGCAATCATGAGCGATAAGCCGCAAACTACTCGAAACAAAGTACAGGGAATCGTCACAACGGATACATCTCAAATGATTTTTATAGACACACCAGGTGTCCATAAACCGAAACACCGTCTTGGCGACTTCATGTTGAAAGTGACGCGCAGTACGTTAAGTGAAGTCGATGTCATCATGTTCATGATCAATGCGGATGAAAAAATCGGTACAGGCGACCGATTCATTATGGAGTGGCTTGTGAAATCCGAGACGCCTGTATTTTTAGTCATCAATAAAATCGACCTAGTGCATCCTGACCAATTACTCGAGATCATTACAACCTACACAAATGAAATGAAGTTCGCAGAAGTAGTTCCGATCTCTGCGCTAAATGGCAATAATATTGAACGACTGGTAGAAACACTGGAAAGTTACTTAGAAGAAGGACCACAATTTTATGATGCGGAACAAGTAACCGATCACCCGGAACGTTTCATTATTTCCGAAATGATTCGTGAAAAAGTATTGCACACAACACGCGAAGAAATCCCACACTCCATTGCAGTAGCGATTGAAAGTATCGAGCAAGATCCAGTAACCGATAAAACGCATATCCGCGCGACCATTATAGTAGAACGTGATTCGCAAAAAGGGATTGTCATCGGAAAAGGTGGAAAGCTTCTAAAAGAAGTCGGCGTGAAAGCTAGAAAAGATATCGAGATGTTGCTTGGACACAAAGTATATTTGGAGCTATGGGTAAAAGTCCAAAAAGACTGGCGTAACCGTCCAAGTCGTTTGAAAGAATTCGGATTTAATGAGGAAGACTACTAAGCTGTCTGTCCTGCTAAAGGAGAGAGCACGTTGCTGAATAAGTTGGAAGGTTTCATTATCAAAAGTATCCCTTACGGCGAATCCAATAAAATCGTGACGATCTATACGAAGGAAGCAGGGAAGATCACGACGATGGCGAGAGGTGCGAAAAAGCCTGCTAGTCGCTTAGCCGCCATTACACAAACGTTTACGCACGGTTATTTTCTTGTTCGTGCAAGCAGAGGCATGGGATCGCTTGAACAAGGCGAGTTGATTAGCAGTGTCCGTCACATTCGCTCTGATTTAGAGATAACGGCATATGCTGGATTGATTGTAGAGTTGCTTGATCGTCTAACCGAATCCGAGCAGCCTAATGCAAGCATATTCCGTTTGCTAGCAGAGTCATTTAATGCTATGGAAGAAGGCTATGATGCAGAAGCCATTTCACTGTTCGTTCAGTGGAAGATGCTACCGGTTGCAGGCATACATCCTATACTGCATGAGTGTGCGAGTTGCGGCGCGACAGAAGGTGAATTCGCTTTTTCCTTCCAACAGATAGGTTTTCTTTGCCATCGTTGCTTTCACGTGGACCCATATATCATTCGTCTGTCACCTACACAAATCAAATTGATCCGGATGTTTTACACTGTTCCGCTCGATCAGATTGGTAAGCTGACGTTGAAGAAACCAACGAAGACATTTATGGCGAAACTTGTTTCAACGATTTACCAGGAGCAAACAGGGATATTTCTTAAATCCAGAAAATTCATTGAACAACTGGAACGCACACCTGAATTGCAAAAACCAAAAGGACGAACTAAAGAAAGCCCAGAAGAGGAAGGCTGATGCCAACTTCTCCTGGGCTTTTCTATAATTAAAATTGTAGGTGCTTTTGGATATATGCTGTAACGTCTGCAATTGGCATACGTTCTTGCTCCATAGAATCACGGTGACGAACAGTGACTTGTTGGTCTTCCAGTGAATCGAAGTCAAATGTAATACAGAATGGTGTTCCGATTTCATCTTGACGACGGTAACGACGTCCGATAGATTGGGAATCATCATATTGTACTGGGAAATGCTTGGAAAGCTCCGCATAGACTTTCTGTGCATCATCTGAAAGTTTTTTAGACAATGGCAGTACAGCTGCTTTGATCGGTGCTAATGCCGGGTGGAAACGAAGAACTGTACGTGTATCGCCATCTTCAAGTTCCTCCGTATCGAATGCATCACATAAGAATGCCAACGTGACGCGGTCCGCACCAACTGAAGGTTCAATACAATATGGTACGTATTTTTCATTCGTGATTGGATCTTGATAATGGAAGTCTTCGCCGGAATATTCCATATGACGCTTCAAGTCGAAGTCCGTACGGTTCGCAATTCCCCATAGCTCACCCCAACCAAATGGGAATTTGTATTCAATATCTACAGTTCCTTTAGAATAGTGGGATAGCTCATCTTCATTGTGTTCGCGAAGACGGATGTGATCTTTGTTCAACCCAAGGTTCAATAACAAGTTTTCTGACTGGTCAATCCAGTACTTATACCACTGCTCATCTTCACCTGGCTTACAGAAAAATTCAAGTTCCATTTGTTCGAATTCACGAGTACGGAATGTGAAGTTACCCGGTGTGATTTCGTTACGGAAACTTTTTCCGACTTGTG
This window of the Sporosarcina ureae genome carries:
- the recO gene encoding DNA repair protein RecO; amino-acid sequence: MLNKLEGFIIKSIPYGESNKIVTIYTKEAGKITTMARGAKKPASRLAAITQTFTHGYFLVRASRGMGSLEQGELISSVRHIRSDLEITAYAGLIVELLDRLTESEQPNASIFRLLAESFNAMEEGYDAEAISLFVQWKMLPVAGIHPILHECASCGATEGEFAFSFQQIGFLCHRCFHVDPYIIRLSPTQIKLIRMFYTVPLDQIGKLTLKKPTKTFMAKLVSTIYQEQTGIFLKSRKFIEQLERTPELQKPKGRTKESPEEEG
- a CDS encoding glycine--tRNA ligase, coding for MLSMEQVVNLSKQRGFVFPGSDIYGGLANTWDYGPLGVELKNNIKRAWWQKFIQESPYNVGLDSAILMNPKVWEASGHIGNFNDPMIDCKKCNTRHRADKLIEEALDAKGIEMVVDGLPFDKMFDLIQEHEIKCPTCGALDYTEIRQFNLMFKTSQGVTDSSANEIFLRPETAQGIFVNFKNVQRSMRKKVPFGIAQVGKSFRNEITPGNFTFRTREFEQMELEFFCKPGEDEQWYKYWIDQSENLLLNLGLNKDHIRLREHNEDELSHYSKGTVDIEYKFPFGWGELWGIANRTDFDLKRHMEYSGEDFHYQDPITNEKYVPYCIEPSVGADRVTLAFLCDAFDTEELEDGDTRTVLRFHPALAPIKAAVLPLSKKLSDDAQKVYAELSKHFPVQYDDSQSIGRRYRRQDEIGTPFCITFDFDSLEDQQVTVRHRDSMEQERMPIADVTAYIQKHLQF
- the era gene encoding GTPase Era, whose amino-acid sequence is MQKNNFKSGFISIIGRPNVGKSTFINRMVGQKIAIMSDKPQTTRNKVQGIVTTDTSQMIFIDTPGVHKPKHRLGDFMLKVTRSTLSEVDVIMFMINADEKIGTGDRFIMEWLVKSETPVFLVINKIDLVHPDQLLEIITTYTNEMKFAEVVPISALNGNNIERLVETLESYLEEGPQFYDAEQVTDHPERFIISEMIREKVLHTTREEIPHSIAVAIESIEQDPVTDKTHIRATIIVERDSQKGIVIGKGGKLLKEVGVKARKDIEMLLGHKVYLELWVKVQKDWRNRPSRLKEFGFNEEDY